The following coding sequences are from one Nicotiana tomentosiformis chromosome 3, ASM39032v3, whole genome shotgun sequence window:
- the LOC138907477 gene encoding uncharacterized protein yields MGSLSFIPTRERPLALDVQSLANKFVRLDISEPSRVLTCVVSRSSLFERIKEWQYDDPHLLVLKDTVQHSDAKEVAIGDDRLLRLHGQICVPNLDGLRELILKEPHSSRYSIHSGVAKMYHIWKKHYWRWRIKKDIVEYVAQCLNYQQVKYAQQRLGSLLQWDFMGAYDYVGAYDYGFYGWVAMDVEDI; encoded by the coding sequence ATGGGGAGTCTCTCTTTTATTCCAACTAGGGAGAGACCATTAGCTTTAGATGTTCAGTCTTTGGCCAAcaagtttgtgaggttggatatttcggagcctagcagGGTTCTTACATGTGTTGTATCacggtcgtccttgtttgagcgcatcaaggagtggcagtatgatgatccccacttgcttgtacttaaggacacggtgcagcatagtgatgctaaggaggtggcTATTGGTGATGACAGGTTATTGAGGCTTCATGGCCAGATTTGTGTACCTAATCTGGATGGATTGCGGGAGCTGATTCTTAAAGAACCccatagttcacggtattccattcattcgggtgtcgcgaagatgtaccataTTTGGAAGAAGCATTATTGGCGGTggaggataaagaaagacattGTTGAGTATGTGGCACAGTGTTTGAACTATCAACAGGTTAAGTATGCGCAACAGAGACTTGGTAGTTTGCTTCAGTGGGATTTTATGGGAGCATATGACTATGTGGGAGCATATGACTATGGATTTTATGGTTGGGTTGCCATGGATGTTGAGGATATTTGA